A single genomic interval of Adhaeribacter pallidiroseus harbors:
- a CDS encoding efflux RND transporter permease subunit, with protein MKKIKEFFPTSWSIDNKTSIYVMTVILTIAGLLSYNSLQKENFPDIVIPTIITGVIYPGTSPSDMENLVSRPLEKEIKSLSGVKRVTSNSMQDFCMITVEFNTGIEVDVAKQKVKDAVDRAKPDLPQNMPNQPSVDEVSFSEFPIMYINLSGDYSSDKLKQYAENVQDRIEALSEINRVDIVGALDREVQIDVDMYKMQAAQVTFGDIQRAIAAENVTSSGGLIGVGEMKRAVRVVGQYTDATEIGNIVVKSLPGANIPLREIATVRDGFEEKESYARLDGKPVVTLNVIKRSGMNLIEASDKINAIVKEMQGKSLPKELKVTITGDQSTRTRHSLNDLINTIIIGFILVTVILMFFMGTTNALFVGLSVPISMFVAFIVLSFFGLSMNMIVLFAFLLALGIVVDDAIVVIENTHRIHHEHPWSIIKSAKAAAGEVFVPVLAGTLTTVAPFAPLLFWPGIVGEFMYFLPVTLIITLMASLLVAFIINPVFAVSFMGKTEVNPVKARKTFLYSMLGMAAFAGLCYIAGFRGMGNLTIFIMLFVALNKYVFTGWINSFQTKVLPKFMNLYERTLRGVLKGSRPWLVLGSVVFLLIASIVITGMRQPKVDFFPQGEPNFVYAYLTLPVGTDQAVTDSLTSIVEQRVNSVIGKNNPDVESVIANVAIGAGDPTQPSYTAESHKGKVTVAFVEFMERTGPSTSTYLTKIREAVKGIPGAEIVVDQEQGGPPVGKPVSIEVSGEDFATLIKVSRKVERYIDSLQIGGIEDLRSDLEDKNPQISVAIDRVRANREGISTHQIADEMRTAIFGTEASKFKRDEDEYPIQVRYAEPYRKNIDALMDMRLTFRDMAMGGAIRQVPLSSVAKIDYSTTFGGIRRKNLKRVITISSNVLQGYNANEIVARIQQVIPNIKTPEGYEVRFGGAQEDQKETSDFLMVALVASIGLIFLILVTQFNSVSKPLIILSEIVFSLIGVLLGFSLFNMNISIVMTGIGVIALAGIVVKNGILLVEFADVLREREGYELREAVVMAGKTRLTPVILTATAAILGLIPLAIGLNLNFFTLFSDFEPNFFLGGDSVVFWGPLAWTIIFGLSFATILTLLVVPAMYLISERFKLKIGRKPKHVQPIEPQPHLVEEYSTH; from the coding sequence ATGAAAAAGATAAAAGAATTTTTTCCGACCAGCTGGTCCATTGATAATAAAACCAGCATTTACGTCATGACGGTGATTTTGACAATTGCCGGTTTACTGTCGTACAACAGTCTCCAGAAAGAGAATTTTCCGGATATTGTAATTCCTACCATTATTACCGGGGTAATTTACCCGGGCACCTCACCCTCGGATATGGAAAATCTGGTGTCGCGGCCGCTTGAAAAAGAAATTAAATCTTTATCGGGCGTAAAACGGGTTACCTCTAACTCCATGCAGGATTTCTGTATGATTACGGTAGAGTTTAATACCGGGATAGAAGTAGACGTAGCCAAGCAAAAAGTAAAAGATGCCGTAGACCGGGCTAAACCTGATTTACCGCAAAATATGCCTAATCAGCCAAGTGTTGACGAAGTAAGTTTCTCGGAATTTCCGATTATGTACATTAACCTGTCCGGCGACTACTCCAGCGATAAGTTAAAACAATATGCCGAAAATGTGCAGGATCGCATTGAAGCATTATCGGAAATTAACCGGGTGGATATTGTGGGCGCTTTGGATCGGGAAGTACAGATTGACGTGGACATGTACAAAATGCAGGCGGCGCAGGTTACTTTCGGCGATATTCAGCGAGCTATTGCAGCCGAAAACGTAACAAGTTCGGGTGGCTTAATCGGGGTAGGCGAAATGAAACGTGCCGTGCGGGTAGTGGGCCAGTACACCGATGCCACCGAAATCGGGAACATTGTGGTAAAATCCTTACCGGGTGCCAATATTCCGCTGCGCGAGATTGCTACGGTGCGCGATGGCTTTGAAGAAAAAGAAAGCTACGCCCGCTTGGATGGTAAACCGGTAGTTACCCTGAACGTGATTAAGCGGAGCGGCATGAACTTGATCGAAGCTTCTGATAAAATCAACGCCATTGTAAAAGAAATGCAAGGCAAGTCGCTGCCTAAAGAGTTAAAAGTTACCATTACCGGCGATCAATCTACGCGTACGCGCCACAGCCTGAATGACCTGATCAACACGATTATTATCGGTTTTATTCTGGTAACCGTTATTCTCATGTTTTTTATGGGTACTACCAATGCCTTGTTCGTGGGTTTATCGGTACCTATTTCCATGTTCGTGGCCTTTATTGTGCTGTCATTTTTTGGCTTATCCATGAACATGATTGTGTTGTTCGCGTTTTTGCTGGCCTTGGGTATTGTGGTGGATGATGCCATTGTGGTTATCGAGAACACGCACCGCATTCACCACGAACATCCCTGGAGTATTATTAAATCGGCGAAAGCAGCAGCTGGCGAAGTATTTGTACCAGTACTGGCGGGTACTTTAACTACCGTAGCTCCTTTTGCGCCACTTTTATTCTGGCCAGGAATTGTGGGTGAGTTTATGTACTTTTTGCCGGTTACCTTAATTATTACTTTAATGGCCTCGTTGCTGGTGGCGTTTATTATTAACCCGGTATTTGCGGTATCGTTTATGGGTAAAACCGAAGTAAACCCGGTAAAAGCGCGCAAAACGTTCTTGTATTCTATGCTGGGAATGGCGGCTTTTGCCGGTTTATGTTACATCGCTGGTTTCCGAGGAATGGGTAACTTAACCATATTTATTATGCTGTTTGTGGCATTAAATAAATATGTATTTACCGGCTGGATTAATAGTTTCCAAACCAAGGTTTTGCCGAAGTTCATGAACTTGTACGAACGCACCTTGCGCGGGGTACTAAAAGGCAGCCGTCCTTGGCTGGTGCTAGGTTCTGTGGTATTTCTGTTGATTGCCTCAATTGTAATTACAGGCATGCGGCAACCTAAAGTCGATTTCTTTCCGCAAGGTGAGCCTAATTTTGTATACGCATACTTAACCTTGCCGGTAGGTACCGACCAGGCGGTAACCGATTCGTTAACCAGTATCGTGGAGCAACGGGTTAATTCGGTTATCGGGAAGAACAACCCGGATGTGGAGTCGGTAATTGCGAACGTGGCCATTGGGGCCGGCGACCCAACGCAGCCTTCTTATACTGCCGAGTCGCATAAAGGTAAAGTTACGGTAGCCTTCGTAGAGTTTATGGAGCGTACCGGGCCATCTACCTCTACCTACCTGACGAAGATTCGGGAAGCTGTAAAAGGCATTCCGGGTGCCGAAATTGTGGTGGACCAAGAGCAGGGTGGCCCACCGGTAGGTAAGCCGGTAAGTATCGAAGTTTCCGGCGAAGATTTCGCTACCTTGATTAAAGTGTCGCGCAAAGTAGAACGGTACATCGATTCGTTGCAGATTGGTGGTATTGAAGATTTACGCTCTGACCTGGAAGATAAAAATCCGCAGATCAGTGTGGCCATCGATCGGGTGCGGGCTAACCGCGAAGGCATTAGCACCCATCAAATAGCTGATGAAATGCGGACCGCTATTTTTGGTACCGAAGCTTCTAAATTTAAACGCGACGAAGATGAATACCCGATACAAGTGCGTTACGCTGAGCCTTACCGCAAGAATATTGATGCGTTGATGGATATGCGGCTTACTTTCCGGGATATGGCCATGGGCGGCGCAATCCGGCAAGTTCCGTTATCGTCGGTAGCTAAAATTGATTACTCTACCACTTTTGGCGGTATCCGGCGCAAAAATTTAAAAAGGGTAATTACCATATCGTCTAACGTGTTGCAGGGGTACAATGCGAACGAAATTGTAGCTCGTATTCAGCAGGTAATCCCCAACATTAAAACCCCGGAAGGTTATGAAGTAAGGTTTGGCGGTGCGCAGGAAGATCAGAAAGAAACTTCTGATTTCTTGATGGTAGCGTTGGTGGCTTCTATTGGTTTAATCTTCCTGATTTTGGTAACGCAATTTAATTCTGTATCAAAACCGCTCATTATATTGTCCGAAATTGTATTCAGTTTGATTGGGGTGTTGCTGGGCTTCTCCTTGTTTAACATGAATATTTCGATTGTAATGACCGGAATCGGGGTTATTGCTTTGGCGGGTATTGTGGTGAAGAACGGTATTTTGCTCGTGGAATTTGCCGATGTACTACGCGAACGGGAAGGATACGAATTGCGCGAAGCAGTGGTAATGGCCGGTAAAACCCGCTTAACACCCGTAATTTTAACGGCTACCGCGGCTATTCTGGGTTTAATTCCGTTAGCTATCGGGTTAAATTTAAATTTCTTTACCTTATTCTCCGACTTTGAACCAAACTTTTTCCTGGGTGGTGATAGTGTGGTGTTCTGGGGACCGTTGGCCTGGACGATTATCTTTGGCTTAAGTTTTGCTACGATTTTAACGCTTTTAGTAGTACCGGCTATGTATTTAATTAGCGAACGCTTTAAATTAAAAATAGGCCGGAAGCCAAAGCACGTGCAACCGATAGAACCGCAACCGCATCTAGTAGAAGAATACAGTACTCATTAA
- a CDS encoding acyl carrier protein yields the protein MSRTSNIEHQVINIISKTKEIKPSRLRAHANLSREFGFDTVDVVDIILELEKSFKITIPDEVPLDTVGDFIHYVSEQTFSKAS from the coding sequence ATGTCACGAACCTCTAACATCGAACATCAGGTTATTAATATTATTAGCAAAACCAAAGAAATAAAGCCGTCTCGGTTACGAGCACACGCTAACCTAAGCCGGGAATTTGGTTTTGATACCGTTGATGTAGTGGACATAATCCTGGAATTAGAGAAAAGTTTTAAAATAACTATTCCGGACGAAGTGCCGCTGGATACCGTAGGCGATTTCATCCATTATGTATCCGAGCAAACTTTTTCTAAAGCCAGTTAA
- a CDS encoding M48 family metallopeptidase, producing the protein MRSGSPSITSVRIYIESIGTVLLERSTKAKHVSIRIKPLEGVRVAVPKHVSFEKAQEFLHSKTAWIKHHLHHVKAQENKRTIYSQHQPFRTFNHTLQLQPITGQTTYKAHLQKGTLLVTYPAYKEETDEEVQQYIRQAIEATYRLEAKAYLPSRVAYFAQKFGFTFNKVVIKNTSTRWGSCSGLNNINLNLHLMRLPEALRDYVILHELAHTVEKNHGPRFWALLDKISGDARGLDRKMKAYRVAIY; encoded by the coding sequence GTGCGGTCGGGATCTCCATCTATAACTTCGGTTCGGATTTATATTGAAAGCATTGGCACCGTGCTGCTGGAACGCAGCACCAAAGCAAAACACGTCAGCATTCGAATTAAACCATTAGAAGGTGTTCGCGTGGCGGTGCCCAAACACGTTAGTTTTGAAAAAGCCCAAGAGTTTTTACACAGTAAAACGGCGTGGATTAAGCACCACTTGCACCATGTAAAAGCGCAGGAGAATAAACGTACTATTTACTCGCAGCACCAACCCTTCCGTACGTTTAATCATACCCTGCAATTACAACCCATTACCGGTCAAACAACCTACAAAGCCCACCTGCAGAAAGGTACGCTGCTGGTAACTTACCCCGCTTACAAAGAAGAAACCGACGAGGAAGTGCAGCAATATATCCGTCAGGCCATCGAAGCAACTTATCGCCTGGAAGCAAAAGCTTACTTACCAAGCCGGGTAGCTTATTTTGCGCAAAAGTTTGGCTTTACTTTTAACAAAGTAGTTATTAAGAATACCAGTACCCGTTGGGGCAGTTGTTCCGGCCTAAATAACATAAACCTGAATCTGCATTTAATGCGGTTGCCAGAGGCGTTACGCGATTATGTAATTTTGCACGAACTGGCGCACACCGTCGAAAAAAACCATGGTCCGCGTTTCTGGGCCTTGCTCGATAAAATTAGTGGCGATGCCCGGGGTTTAGACCGGAAAATGAAAGCTTATCGCGTAGCTATTTATTAA
- a CDS encoding YkvA family protein has product MENTNSTGQKISESSIFKNIFKNAEEYLKKPLRVKKLLNDAYTKASQKKDVGTLAHEVWESLQTLSRMIKAAVAGEYTGIPTSTLVGGIAVILYFLSPIDFVPDFIPVIGLLDDAALLAWFMTGIKTEMDKFEEWERGNQAQTIKTAMLSSNQPVDNSATTPKYGSPENNYTYTSGPSNTNETNASSQKRNEDGTLKNDAEKLVVKDFTAHDLPTESNTPDDSAIKATSTGSGEPNVRAATTDSTRIPSSNDADSRSGGNVR; this is encoded by the coding sequence ATGGAAAACACGAACAGCACCGGCCAGAAAATATCTGAATCTTCGATTTTTAAAAATATTTTTAAAAATGCCGAAGAATACCTGAAAAAACCTTTGCGGGTAAAAAAACTTTTAAACGACGCCTATACCAAAGCCAGCCAGAAGAAAGATGTGGGCACTTTAGCGCACGAAGTGTGGGAAAGCTTACAAACTTTATCCCGCATGATTAAAGCCGCAGTAGCTGGTGAGTATACGGGCATCCCGACCAGTACTTTGGTTGGTGGCATTGCCGTAATTCTTTACTTTTTATCGCCCATTGATTTTGTACCGGATTTTATTCCGGTAATAGGGTTATTGGATGACGCAGCGCTCTTAGCCTGGTTCATGACCGGCATAAAAACCGAGATGGATAAATTTGAAGAATGGGAAAGAGGTAACCAGGCGCAAACCATTAAAACAGCCATGCTCAGCAGTAACCAGCCGGTAGATAATTCGGCCACAACTCCTAAATACGGCTCTCCCGAAAACAACTACACCTACACCTCCGGCCCCAGCAACACGAACGAGACCAACGCATCGTCGCAGAAACGGAACGAAGATGGCACTCTTAAGAACGACGCTGAAAAGCTGGTGGTTAAAGATTTTACGGCTCACGATTTGCCAACTGAAAGTAATACTCCCGACGATTCGGCCATTAAAGCAACTTCAACGGGTTCCGGCGAACCAAACGTACGCGCAGCAACTACCGATAGTACCCGTATACCCAGCTCCAATGATGCCGATAGCCGATCTGGCGGCAACGTTCGCTAA
- a CDS encoding C40 family peptidase produces MKNIILASCAAFSMTLSLFFEHTPTDKNTKLNSVETASVLSLDFPTSSLLTCINVPSLNFKDTLYYNYYAQTLGVRLNYSEDKHLLATVADWLGTPYRSGAASRQGTDCSGFVSKVYKEVYGITLVHSSRSMFQSVEHIKKSAIKAGDLVFFRRGPGKPIYHVGIYLNNNKFIHSASNGGVMVSSLNQSYYARNYYAAGRVNL; encoded by the coding sequence ATGAAAAACATTATTTTAGCTAGTTGCGCTGCCTTTTCCATGACTTTATCGCTCTTTTTTGAGCACACCCCTACTGATAAAAATACCAAATTAAATTCTGTTGAAACAGCTTCTGTTCTCTCTTTAGACTTTCCAACAAGCTCCTTATTAACATGTATTAATGTTCCTTCCTTGAATTTTAAGGATACGCTTTATTATAATTATTACGCCCAAACGCTAGGTGTAAGATTAAACTATTCCGAAGACAAACACCTTTTGGCTACTGTTGCCGATTGGCTGGGAACCCCTTATCGGAGTGGCGCAGCTTCCAGGCAAGGCACCGATTGCTCCGGATTTGTTTCTAAAGTTTATAAAGAAGTATACGGTATTACCCTTGTCCATAGCTCCCGCTCTATGTTCCAAAGCGTCGAGCACATTAAGAAATCGGCGATTAAAGCCGGTGATTTAGTTTTTTTTCGGCGTGGGCCTGGTAAACCTATTTACCACGTAGGCATTTATTTAAATAATAACAAGTTTATTCATTCGGCCAGCAATGGCGGTGTTATGGTTTCGTCGTTAAACCAATCTTATTACGCCCGCAATTATTACGCAGCCGGCCGGGTTAATTTATAA
- a CDS encoding acyl-CoA thioesterase yields MKIDLKNLVKVPESKLFVRFQDCDVLGHLNNVRYFDYFLNTREEHTRHYYALNLMELSKKYRATWVVTNHQIAYLRPADLGENIIIQTQLIHFDKNSIVIEASMYNEARTHLKSLLWSTMRYVSVETARSTEHSEEVLDMLAAVQVTEVEHRPEGFQDRLIEINQAFKRSLPTP; encoded by the coding sequence ATGAAAATTGATCTTAAAAACTTAGTTAAAGTACCCGAAAGTAAGTTATTTGTCCGTTTTCAGGATTGCGATGTTTTGGGCCATTTAAATAACGTACGCTACTTCGATTATTTTTTAAATACCCGCGAAGAACATACCCGGCATTACTACGCCTTAAATTTAATGGAGCTTTCCAAAAAGTACCGGGCAACTTGGGTGGTAACCAATCACCAGATTGCTTATTTACGACCGGCTGATTTAGGCGAAAACATTATTATTCAAACCCAGCTTATTCATTTCGATAAAAATAGTATTGTTATAGAAGCCTCTATGTACAACGAAGCCCGTACACATTTAAAATCTTTGCTTTGGTCTACCATGCGGTATGTAAGCGTAGAAACGGCCCGCTCAACGGAGCATTCGGAAGAAGTACTGGACATGCTGGCTGCCGTTCAGGTAACTGAAGTAGAACACCGACCGGAAGGTTTTCAAGATCGGTTAATCGAGATTAATCAGGCTTTTAAGCGTTCGTTGCCGACTCCATAA